One Glycine soja cultivar W05 chromosome 7, ASM419377v2, whole genome shotgun sequence genomic window, gtccattcatgcgaggaatcggtgtttggtattttagtcctcagcatagaacgtagaaataatgttaaatagagaaaaatattttaattacatcaaGCATTTAGTAGAAGGACCCAACATTTTAAtcatctattttctctcccatttTGATAAGCGTATTTGTAGTTCTTTTAGATTTACAacacatacatttttgttttaattctatttACATGGGTTTATATCAAAGCCTGCTTGTTGAATGAAACTTCAccaaatgaaacaagttccttgagttcgatactcggtttctTACCGTTTTACTATTACTTTAACGACTCGATACACTTTCCGATAAAGTTTGGAACTGTCCTAGAGTTTGAACAAAGTTTTTGGCTCCGTTGCCGAGGAACTTCTTTCCATTTGGGAAGTCTAGTTCAGTTGGTAGGCATTAATTCTTTATTCttcaattatttgtttttgtgaatatatagtTAGTGtagaatttgtttttctcttgaatTGGTTAACCACTATTCTTGCTAGTGTTTTGTATGCACCGTAGATCTTCTGCAGGTGATTTAGTTGATTTGGACTTGGAGATTGAAGCTACTTGCAGAAGAAACAACGCAGAACGACGGAGAAAAATCTTGCAAGAAAGGGAAGTACCAATTCTAGAGGAGCCTTGTTCATCAGAGTCATCTTCTATTTACATGGCTTTATATGAAAGCCTGCATGAAGAACTAAGAGTGAGCTGGcttgtgaaaagaaaagaaaggctaGTCCAGCTAAAGGGAGAGAGGTGCCATATCCCTTGGTACCCTtaaagaaagacaaggagcaaCACCTAGCTCAgttccttgatatcttcaagaaattggagattACTATGTCCTTTGGAGAGGCCTTAcaacagatgccactctactcaaaGTTCCTGAAAGATTTGCTAACCAAAAAGAGCAAGTACATACATAGTGAAACCATTGTTATGGAGGGGAATTGTAGTGTAGTAATTCAACGGATCCTTCCACCAAAGCACAAAGATGCTGGAAGTCTCACTATACCATGCTCTATTGGTGATGTGTCTGTTGGCAAAACTCTCATtgacttgggagctagtataAATTTAATGTCACTCTCTATGTGCAGGAGGTTAGGAGAGTTGGAAATTATGCCAACCATGATGACACTTCAATTAGCAGATCGTTTTGCTACCAGATCCTATGGAGTTATTGAGGATGTTTTGGTTCGAG contains:
- the LOC114420539 gene encoding uncharacterized protein LOC114420539; translated protein: MSFGEALQQMPLYSKFLKDLLTKKSKYIHSETIVMEGNCSVVIQRILPPKHKDAGSLTIPCSIGDVSVGKTLIDLGASINLMSLSMCRRLGELEIMPTMMTLQLADRFATRSYGVIEDVLVRVKHFTFPVDFIVMDIEEGSKIHLILGRPFMLTASCVVDMGKKKLEMGIDNQKISFDLFEEEKLLLDQNVCYVMDEVEEEQDLKVGTKFNPDP